AAGCAGGTCCCAAGCATGCACATTTGCACATTattcccttcctcccactgctgccCAACAGTGCtacctcctgctctgctttccgACCACCAATAAAAACATGTTCAAACTTGCTCGTGTGTGCAGCCCTCTTGGGCACAGGATGGAACGCTTGAGGGTGAGAATGAGGAGGCTCAATGCAATGTGATAGTGACAGTTAGTGAGCTGATACCAGCAGGATATTGTGATCTTTAATGTACGGGATGCCAAAGAAAGCTCTCCTGTGTTATTTCCCTTCGCTGCTGTTAATAACAGAAAGTGTGATTAGTAAATCCAAGGGACAAAAGTCCACTGAAAATCACtgaacagaaaggagagaggaattaATTTTGCCAGTTCTAGACAAGTGGTCTAAGCTGCTTTTGGTATCACAAGGAGATACAGACATTTCTGACATCCTGTTGGCGATTCTATGGCATGAATCCCTGCCTGTTAAGCAGACTATCTTTCAGATGAACAATGCCTTGAACACACTTACTTCTCTTCATTACTCAAAGAATATATTGGGGCAATAATGTTTCCAGGGAATTTAGGGCCTTTTTAGACGTCCCAGGCTATGCCAttttgtctccagctgctgctccagaaggtaTATGGTACATCCTGTGTTGTATCACCCAAATCATGACAATGGCTCTGATACCCTAGAACACTTCTATTTAAGCCATTTTTGAAAGTCAGAAGGGTGATTCCATTGAGATGTTCTGGTACGTTCAGCTTGGCCTGCAGCTCCTACTGTACAGGAGCTGAATCTTGTGGAGCCCCTAAGCCGTATCTACTAGCCCTGTTCATGTTGTAGTCCAGAGCATCTAAAGTAGCACAAGATGCTGGTAAAAGAGAGTTCTTCACTAGGAAGTCAGAATGCCTTTCCTGTCCCCTAGGTGTTCCCTCACCAAGTTTAAGGAAAAGACACCAGGTCTCTCAACCATGAAGGTGTCAGACACAAGTATGGTTATGACAGCAAcaggtttcttctcctgttccGAACTCCACCGATCAGGAGCAGGATTGTTTGACAGATGTACCATCTGACAGTTACCATCACATGAGTTGCTTCACCTGATATTCCTTTCCCCTCCCAAGTTCTTCCCCTTTACCACTAGCTATCCCCTTAAATAAAAAGCCCACCTCTGCTTACCCTTTCCTCACTAGCCAAGGTTTTGTTATGTTTAAAGACTTCTTTCATACTTATGATATAGTTGCTTGGTAATTTCTACCTTGTTGATTAGTTCTGTTAAGCTCGTACTCCCCATTTGTTATCAATAGTGTCCCATCATTTCCCATGTTGCTGATTTTTGGCGATACCCTGAGTCAGGTCAAACTATACACATATTACACCCCTTTTGCTGTCTGCAATGCCTTCTAATCACTCCTGTTGTTGTCTTCTTAGTGTAGGCCAGGGATGACCATGTGTACACATATCCTAACGCCTATTTTTAGATGCCTATACATAGGTCCAAATCAGGTGCTGAATCCAACCCCTGATGTTACGTAAGATTATTCCCATCCCAGTTTcctaaaatttaaataagatgGGTTCCAGCAACCATGATATGAATTACTGAAACCTGTACATGTTACAGATTTGACACTGTTTCCTTCATCAGTGaacaaaaaatacacagtttgtttcagaaaacatctAGCATTCTTCCCACCCTCACTCACTGGATTATAGAGGTAgctgtgggaaaataatggaagattggcGAGGAGAACTGTAAACatgctcaagtgacttgcagctgagGTATCGAAAAACTCATATATCGTACTAACCGTTGtttagccttgtgtgttggacaagtagaacgtctgtgtttagataacataggcctgtgatagacttagaggcaccgtACTGAAGACgattgagattcctgccctgctgtggggaaagatcaaagcacggTGGTAAACTACGCCTGTGCGAAACCCTGATATACGGGCGAAAACAGCAGGTTCGGTGATCCTCTAGCATGAACCGAGCCCCGTGGTGCCTGTGTCCCCGCCTGTGTGCCTCTGCCAGGGTACTGCTTTGGGGATCCCCCGGTTGGCGAGGtaacgaaaataaatttactctttgcatttcatccatggttttatgtttgttcctgcatcctgcctgtgccggctcacaCAGCAGCCAACACTCTTTACCTGCTGAGGCTCAAAGTGAAGTATATATACATCAGAGAAAGATCTATCACACATCACATATCACTGAGACGCATGAGGATGGAAGGCTCAGGCATTTGTTCACAGATAGCTGACGAcgttatttttccctctgtcccaTACCTTCCCATACTTTCTGATTTCATTCCATTGAAGGAACTGTTCTGTGTGTACAAGTGGCTCCTTAAATGACACAGTGATGTGGTTTGCACAAAGCCCTTTGTACTTCCCTTCATTCTTCATGTGGACTTGGACTACCCAGCAAGAGAGTGGTTTGTGGACTAGCTACCACTATCCTAAATCATtcaacatgaagaaaagaaaaccagaaagcttgtggcaagaaaaaggaaggagaaaaactgaaagaacaggTTTCAATAATTTACAGGAATATTGACAACTGTTTGTAGATGGATTGATGAATGGATGAATGCATGGGTGGATGGATGTGTAGGAATAGGTATGTCAGTGAATGGACGGATGTCTAAGGAGGGacagaaatgttattaaattattttctttcacgtTCTCCATTGCGTCCACATTTACGACCACCTCAAATTTCTGGGTGTTTAGAAATAACTATACTCCATTTGATGCTCTCCCTTAGGGCCTCTTGCAACTGTGTGTTCCTCAAGCTATAGATGAATGGATTGAGCAGAGGAGATACCACAGTGTTCAAGATGGACACCACCTTGCTGAGGTCCAGTCTGTTGGTCTGGGTGAGGTACATGAAGATGCAGCTGCCGTACATTATAGACACCACAGTGAGGTGAGAGGCACAGGTGGAAAAGGCTTTCTGTCTGCCAGCCACAGCAGGGATTTTGACCACAGCAGCAATGATGTTGATATAGGATACAGCTGTAATAGCTAGGCTACCCAGTAGGGTGAACACTGCTGAGATTAAAATCATGCACTCTAGGACCTTGGTATTTCCACATTTGAGCTCAATCATTGGTGTGCTAtcacagaaaaaatgattaaTGATGTTTGAACCACAGAATGGCATCTGGAAATATACCACTGATGGAGAAAGAATAAGGACAGCCCCACCAATCCAGGCAGTAATCGCCAGCAGGCTGCAGACTTGTGAATTCATAATGGCCACATAGTGTAGAGGTTTGCAGATGGCCACGTACCTGTCAAAAGACATTACAGCTAACAGGAGAAACTCAGTGGTACCTAGCATGAAGTAGAGAAAAGTTTGAGTGAGACAACCGcttaaagaaattgtttttttgcCTAAAGCCAGGTTGGCCAATGCTTTGGGGATGACAGTGGTGGTAAAGCCAATCTCTACGATGGAGAAGTTcctgaggaagaagtacatgggagTGTGAAGATGACGGTTTATCAGggtgatggtgatgatgagaATGTTACCTGTTAAACTCAAGATGTAGGTGACTAATAGGGTGGTAAAGAACACATACTGGagttgatcatcatcagcaagaCCCAAGAGGATGAACTCCATCACTGTTGTTTGATTCTCCATCTGTAGCTTATctttaaacagataaaaatattttgagggaagcacacaaaaaccaaaaagtaatgAGCGAGAGTCTCCAAAACCTTGTTCCTGAAACGAGCCAGTGTTCCCTTTTTCCTGGGTGTTCTTCCAGAGCAGAGGATTCACCAAGGCTCAATAAGATCTCCTCTCTGAATTGCCTGCTACCCCTCCTCACTGGTTTCTAAGATGAAGTCTACACTGCCTTTCTGAGTAATACTCAAATTCAATGCTAAGCATGCAAAGGCAAATGAATGCATACTGTAGAAGAAGCTCTTGAGTATGAAGCAGTGATCCGTTCTTCTTCTCCTGTGTCTGATCTTCAGAGCCTAAAgagacagttaaaataaaatggggcgtgtggggggcggggagtggaCAGTTAAAGGGCTGGAGCTTTACGGTGGGTGACCCTGTAAGCATAGGCATACCCAAGGGGAGCTCTGAAAAGGAGCATCACTTGACCGAAGCCTTTATGAATACCTCCACTACCAAGGTTTAACTAAACCTCCCAACAATACTCCTTGTCCTTGGTGTCAGATGCTTAGTTAAATTCATCCCACACACCTCTACCTTACTAAAAATAAGGTGCTAAATCTAAGTAGGCTATCATACTACTAGTATCTAGTACTTTCAGAGAGGAGTTTGTTCCCTGATGAAATGAATAGATGATTAGCCCCTGATTTGCTGAGGAGTGATTCAAAGAAGAGAGGAGTCCATctccagaaacaaacagaagataaaagtCCGCTCATCCACCTTCAATCATCTTTCCTTGTAGAGAGCTACATGACCAAATCATCTAGAAACCCTTTTTGAACAATGGATATAAAAGGCATTTGCAGGACATGATTCACCTCATGCTAAGGTAGATACCTTAATGACATGAGAAGAAGTGGTTTCCTGGATTGCCTGTAACTATcccttaaccaaaaaaaaaggcagagctgtAGATTTCAGTTTAAGTGAGACAAATCCCAGTTGTGGTGAGTAACTTACATTTGGCCAATTGGGATGGAACTCAGTTGCTTAAACATAGATGTCTAATAACATCTTAAGCACCATTGAGTATTCAGGACTTCAATACAGCGCTGGCAGATTGGACATGTATTTATAGGTTTCTGCAACCTGGAGATGAGACAGGACTTCGTAAGGCATGTAAAATGCCACTGAGGTATTCTACTGACTTTTAAACGTTGTCAGAAGGATCCACTTGAATTCCTAGACTAATGAGACATCTACAGAGGAGTGGCAGGCACTGTGGAGGACCATTGCCCCATTGCCCTTAGGGGACACAATGGGAGGCTGGTCAGGTAACCCTGAGACATTTCAAAAGGAACCAGAAACCTGTACGTATGCAACCAAATCAAGCATTTAATGTTGCCAAATGCCCTAAATGAGGTTCCTAAAACATGTGCAAGTTTTGAGTTAGTCACAGCACGTTTTTCTAATTAGTTGATTACAATAAACATTGGCAGGGATAACTCATCTTCATCTTAAGCAGGTAACGAAGATAAGTCTGAAAATTGCCTTCTGGtcctctcttgctctctcccctCACAATACACAGAGCCTAAAGTACTTCCTCAGACTTGGGTGTCTAACTTGTAGAGATGAATACTCCCTGTACTTTTGTgcaatgattttaatgaaaatactttaattcaTGCCTATTACAATCAAAGAAGGATGAATTACTACTAAAGCTTAACAAGAATCCTGACATTAATCTACCACCAAATCTTGAGGTATAGCAGagataataatagtagtagtagaagTAATAATATGGAATATTTAAATTGATAAAGTGACTACTTCTAATAAATTAATTGGACAGCACGTTTAGAGATGTTTGCAAGGGCTAGAAAACCTCTTCTTTTGGGGAGAAGACAATACACATTGTCTTAATACACATGTTTTCATCCCCTTCGAGGAGTTGGATCATATGTCATGCTTCAGATCATCTTTGTTATGGTATTATTATAAAGGAAAAGTACTCACCATGCAGATTGAGAAAATCAAATATTCCTGGGAGGAAGACCTTTTGTTTTATGAACCCTTAGGAACATCTTTCAGATCGTATCAGCTGGTTATTGTTCTGTCACTTAATCCCTTGAAATTGCCTTTTAGCCAAAGAACACTCCTCCTTTTGAGATGCCTTCTCTTTTGAGGAGGATTTTCTTATGCACGGGTCTCAGTGACCTGTCTCGTAAGTGACAAAATCACATCTTTCTTCGTGACATTTCAAGTGTGTAGCTTTTTATAAAACCAACCTATATCCAGCAAAAAGATCTTTTGCACGTGTGCTGGTTATATGCACGTATAACCTGCCTTTCCAAGCACTATATATACTACTAAAAGGTTCAACCCTAACTGcctagaaggagaaaaagaaaatgcttaatttAGTGCCATTAACATTGCTTCTATTTTGCAATTACTTTACTGGCCTAGCTTTTTCTCAGAACTTTTCCTGTGTGAGTCATTACACCAGAGGTATTTAATTTGGTTTATTCTagtttcctcccttcccaagATGATGTGTGGTGATCTCCCTAGGAAGATCCTTTGTGGTCTTCTGGGAGTGTAATTGTTTGTCTCAGAAATACCTTCTTCCTTGGCCTATTCAATTGGCTGGGCTTACGGTTCATTCCAAGAGGTAAAAAGTTTAGACAGCAGTGGACATGATTCATCTTACGTGTCTTTAATATCAACATTGTGGAGCTTTGATTCAGTTCCCTACACAGAGCTATCTAGTGGTGAGTTATACCTCAGGGTATCCAGGCTTCTTTTGAGGTTTCAGGAGGGTTCAAGAATCTCAGCCAAAGTCCCAAGGTATCTTCCATGTTACCTATGGTGTGAAATCCAACAACTGCATGAGCTGCAGAGTAAGGACAGGATTAAGGACAGGATTCATCTCAGTTGACAGACCAAATCCAAGACAGTGGTTCAGGGACTGTCTTCAGCCAAGAGAGAAATATTGATCCCTCCAAAGGGTGATTTGTACAATAATTTTAGCCATcagtcttaagaaaaataaatcacattccaCAAGTCCTTTTTGGCCGTGCACGGAGCAAACAACTGTAACTTAGAAGTAAAAGCCAGAGGTCACAAAAACTTTGGAAGATTTACGCCCCTCTTTTTCTTGGCTTCATCTTAAGTaccttcttttttgaaaatgatgctGACTTGTAATGATCAGCCGACGGGGGTGACAGGGACGTGAAGCACCGATGTAAGTCATCCTAAGTTGCAGCGGGGGAAATGAGCTGCAGATGCAGACATCTGGATTTAGGCATGTACAGTGAAGCTTTGTATCTGTGGGGTGGGTGTCTCAACACCTGATACAGTCAGTGAAGATCCACTTAGTGAAGTCAATTAAGCCAGCAGAGTAATTAATCTGATCAAGTGCAGATCTCCTCTAAAGTGACCTGAAACACACTCTTGGCCTCAGTGGCTGTGTTGACCAGCTCTCCCCCAAACAGCTAGGGGATCAGAAGATCAGAACTTGGGCACCTCGCAAACACAGGGACACCAACATGGAAGACACCAGAGGTGGGAGGAGTCTATTGCCTGAATAGTGATGTCTGAATATCGACATCTAGTGACATTCTGCACACTCAGGGATCCGACCTGCCCTCCAGATGCTGCTTCGGGGCGTGAGAAGCTGAGACTATCCCACAAGTCCTTTGTCAGACTCATCTGAATGTCTTGAATACCATAGGCAGTCTCAAATACCATTAGACACCTGTGTTAAGGCAAATTAACTCCACCCGTGGAGTGTGTCTATGCTGCCAGCTTGAGTAGCAACTTTTCAGTCCAGGGTTGTGTCCCTCTGACACGACACTTTGCAGGAAAATTAGATGGTTCCCAGGATCCCTTCTGCAGAAAAATTTCAAGGTAACGCTCAAAATAAAGCCTCAGAAAGTTTTAGCGGCTTGATCAGGCCAAAGACGGCTTAAAGAGGTCAAATGGATGAGACCACTCCAGGGTTTACTTTCTACATTTAGAAAGTTCTTCAGCTCTCTCAAAGCTACGAGAGGCCACAGAGGACCAAGAGGCAAGTTAGGCCATGCTGATAACATCCCTGAAGTTAATCTAAACTCAGGAAATTCACATCTTCCGAAAGTTCTTGGTACTCCAGGTACATGATAGGGACCTTTACAGTGCATAACCAGCATAATGCTGAGCAATGCCTTTGGATGAAGTAGatcagtggtctccaaagtggggtgcgcaAGATAATCCATTGGGGCATGGCAATAAAATACTTTTGTAccactaatatttttaaaataacttttaataagtgtttatttcattttcatctcatccttttttcatttctatttttatctatataaCATGTTAGTAGGTAGCATATGTATAtgatctataaataaataaatacacatatattggGGGTGCGtgctcaaaaattttttactTATGGGGTGTGCAATCCAAGAAGTTTGGAGATCACTGAAGTAGATGATGCTAAGACCCATGATCGCCATGAGGTACCCGACCAGAAATGCCTGCGCTGTGTGTGTGATGCCTGAAAGGTTGGTACATGAGGAAGTACCAAAGACCTGTGTGATGATACAAAGACCTGTATGATTGATACCAGCCAGAGACCATCTGAAGCACTGACTGTATATCTTCGACGTCACCAGACCTCTCCAGTGGATGATAATCATAAACAGATGCACAGGGCAAGAGGTAaacatcaatgatctggacgtaGGAGATGAatgcaagtttgctgatgatactaaactgggaagtGCTGTTGACTGTCTTGAGGGCTAAaagaccttgcagagggatctaggtAGATTGGAGCCCTGGGCGGtaatcaatggcatgaaatttaacaaaaacaaatgacaaattctgcacctgggacagagtaacaCTGGACACaggtataaattgggagaggagtggctggagagcagccctttaGAAAGGGATCGGGgggggctggctgacagcaggctcaatacaagtcagcagggtgccctggcagccgagaggccaaaccgcatcctggggtgcatcagaCACAGTACAACCAGCCAGCAAAGAGaggggattatcctgctgtatttagcgttggtgtggcctcaccttgagtactgtgtgtggttctgggccccacaatttaagaaggatgtgaaagtacttgaatgcatccagaggagggcaacaaagctggtgaaagggctgggagGCGTGTCATCTGAGGAGGGggtgaggactttgggtttgctagtttggagaaaaagagTCTGagggggtgacctcattgctctccacagcttcctgcgGAGGCAAAGTGGAGAggaaggtgctgatctcttctccctggtatccagtgacaggatgcgtgggaatggttcaaagctgtgtcaggggaggttcagactggacattaggaagcatttctttaaggagcgggtggccaaacactggaacaggcttcttagacgggtggtcgatgccccaagcctgttagTGTTCAAGAggtatttggacaatgcctttaataatatgctttaacttctgatcagccctgaagtggtcaggcagttggactagacaatcgttgtagtcccttccaactggaatagtctattctattctattctattctattctattctattctattctatctgaAATCATATCAACAAATAAAGTGCAAATGTAGCTTTAGGCTGAGGGAAAACTTGGAAAATTTGACATTTCGATCTTCATGTGGAACTGCAGGGCCTTGATTCAGGTTGCCGTCAGGTTACCTAGGATGTCTCTGGGTAACCCCTTTCCAATGCTGGACTGCTTTTCAAGGTGAAAAAGGTTTCCTTTAAACACAGTCCTCTTGTTTCCCATCTTCCCACCCTGCACAActatgaagagcctggctccctctttttCATAACACTCATAACAGGTACTGAACGGCTGTTGTTAGATTCCTTGgaagccttccttcctccaggaTCAACAAATCCTCTTCCCTCAGCGGTTCCTCGCATGACATGTGCTAAAGCCACCAACCACCTTAGTATCCCTcctctgaacttgctccagtttgttTGCTCCAGTTTCCTGAACCAGGGGACCCAAAACTTCATGCAGTAGActagatgtggtctaatgagtgccAACTAGGGGAGAACAATCAATTCCCTTGATCTAGTGGCTATGGACCTGTTAACGCAACCCAGCATGCTGTTGATTTTATTTGCTGCCAGGGCATACTGCTTGTTTTATGTTCAGCTTGCTGCTCACGGGGTCCTCTAAGTGCTCTTCCACAGAGCTGTTTTCAAGACAATCACTTGACAGTCTGTATTTTTGCCAGAAGTGAAGGTACATCTGTTCTTGCTaaatttcttgcaattccttTTGGCCCCATTCCTCCTGCCTAAGTCCTtctgaagggcagccctgcctTTAGGCGTATTGACTGGTCCCCTCCATTTGGTGTCATCTGTGAAACTGACAAGAATGCACTCCCTTGCccctcctccaggtcactgataaacaTGGTGGGTCCTGGTATAGACCCCCACAGCACTCCACTTACTATTAACCTCCAAGTTGAAGACAACTGATTAGTCACTATCTTCTGAGGACAATTGTCCAACTGGTTTTTCACCCATCTAATTGTCCACTCATGCAGACCATAATGACCTAACTTAGATACAAGGATTTTGTGGGAAGCAAtgctgaaagccttgctaaagtcaaggtaaatgataTACCGTGCTCTCTCCCTGGACCATAAATCTAGTTAAtttatcgtagaatcatagaatgggttgggttggaatggaccttgaaagattgtctagtccaacccccctgccattgCTCAAATCCCCcgccaacctgaccttgaatacttccaatgatgggacatccacaacttctctgggcaacctgttcccgtgaCTCACCACCCCCAtcataaaaagtttcttctttatagctaatctaaatctaaaatgcttttacaagtatattaatgacaaaaggagagccaaggagaatctccatcctctactggatgcgggggggatcgttgccaccaaggacaaggataaggctgaggtacttaaggccttctttgcctcagtctttagtagtcagagcagttatcctcagggtactcagccccctgagctggaagacagggacagcgagcaggataaaccccccataatccaagaggaagcagttaacgacctgctatgccacctggacgctcacaagtccatggggccggatgggatccacccgagggtactgagggagctggcggaggagcttgccaagccgctctccatcatttaccagcagtcctggttaactggggaggtgtcggacgactggaggcttgccaatgtgacgcccatctacaagaagggccggaaggaggatccggggaactacaggctggtcagcctgacctcggtgcaggggaagattatggagtggttcgttttgagggtgctcacgagccatgtgcgggacaaccaggggatcaggcccagccagcatgggttcatggaaggcaggtcctgcttgaccaacctgatctcctcctatgaccaggtgatctgctaatggatgagggaaaggctgtggatgtggtctacctggacttcagtaaagcctttgacactgtctcccacagcattctcctcgagaagctggtggctcacggcctagacaggtacactcttcgctgggtaaaaaactggctggacggccaagcccagagagttgtggtcaacagagttaaatccagtcagcagccggtcacgagcagtgttccccagggctcagtactggggccggtcctgtttcaataatttatcaatgatctggacaaggggatcgagtgctccctcagtaagtttgcagacgacaccaagctgcatgggagtgttgatctgctggagggtaggaaggctctgcagagggacctggacaggctggatcgatgggctgaggccaactgtacgaggctcaacaaggccaagtgccgggtcctgcactttggacacaacaaccccaggcaacgctacaggcttggggaagagtggctggaaagctgcccagcggagaaggacctgggggtgctggtcaacagccagctgaacatgagccgacagtgtgcccaggtggccgagaaggccaacggcatcctggcctgtatcagaaatagtgtggccagcaggagtaaggaggtgatcatgcccctgttctcggcactggtgaggccgcacctcgaatactgtgttcagttttgggcccctcactccaagaaggacatggaggtgttggagcgtgtccagaggagggcaacgaagctggtgaagggcctggagcacaagtctgatggggagcggctgagggaactggggttgtttagtctggagaagaggaggctgaggagagacctcatcgcgctctacaactacctgaaaggaggttgtagtgaggtgggtgttggtctcttctgccaagtaacaagcgataggacgagaggaaatggcctcaagttgcgccaagggaggtttagactgcacattaggagaaatttcttcactgtaagagtggtcaggccttggaacaggctgcccagggaagtggttgagtcaccatccctggaagtatttaaaagacatgtagatgaggcgcctagggacatggtttagtgggcatggtgtgttgggttgacggttggactcgatgatcttagaggtcttttccaaccttaatgattctatgattccatgataaatctatcctcttttagtatAAAACCATTGCCACTTGTCCTGTCAccacaggccttggtaaaaagttgtTCTCTGTCTtccttagaagccccctttataagttgaaaggcctcaataaggtctccctggagccttctcttctccaggctgaacaaccccaactccctcaacCTTTCTTCAGAAGAGAAGTGTTCCA
The Calonectris borealis chromosome 22, bCalBor7.hap1.2, whole genome shotgun sequence genome window above contains:
- the LOC142091723 gene encoding olfactory receptor 6E1-like, translating into MENQTTVMEFILLGLADDDQLQYVFFTTLLVTYILSLTGNILIITITLINRHLHTPMYFFLRNFSIVEIGFTTTVIPKALANLALGKKTISLSGCLTQTFLYFMLGTTEFLLLAVMSFDRYVAICKPLHYVAIMNSQVCSLLAITAWIGGAVLILSPSVVYFQMPFCGSNIINHFFCDSTPMIELKCGNTKVLECMILISAVFTLLGSLAITAVSYINIIAAVVKIPAVAGRQKAFSTCASHLTVVSIMYGSCIFMYLTQTNRLDLSKVVSILNTVVSPLLNPFIYSLRNTQLQEALRESIKWSIVISKHPEI